One window of the Dreissena polymorpha isolate Duluth1 chromosome 5, UMN_Dpol_1.0, whole genome shotgun sequence genome contains the following:
- the LOC127832714 gene encoding uncharacterized protein LOC127832714, with translation MTFLSGLIALLGLIHLSSQSEDKLKSASMATDWESAQNKCINDNRILMSEMPSAIFLANVKPSEVVWVNAKVTRIEYASGQIEHLKIAYMPSERYLGNCICVSSSHNRQSIYTCTQTKTSINWIEARQKCTFNGDTWDPLPSHSIKNAVAMLVKGPAVWLSKYTTGKIDGLNDSVSKCVGFQRLGDGTFVERLDNCSNPHSYLCAENRDSYAPTLTRLETPIPELSIDGDFFPGSSQDQIRKLSGAIACGVAGCIVIVIAAVGAVYGYRRHQRRRQYRQSLRRFRNKQTIISTNTRPRASDIDKARSLTLDSSAVQCKISYEDCTGKKYATLQGEVARECKGRLNSQGYVNEIEPNVDSMDLEKYEEFSPSCNKFHTLEPGKEVYKNTRPKKASIHADEKAFANTAVDDCYGGKGKPILSKKTRGAKQQPEQATPVGNDDSENGIAKLNYDVPPRRQKGQFGLKCGKAAGNKQREMTTEFPQKQGEGQEDAESQDAKLDDLESYENLHLGAIKGTLKI, from the exons ATGACGTTTCTCTCTGGATTGATAGCTTTGCTGGGATTAATTCATCTTAGCTCTCAAAGCG AAGACAAATTAAAGTCAGCTTCCATGGCAACTGATTGGGAGTCCGCACAAAACAAGTGTATAAATGACAATCGTATTTTGATGTCAGAGATGCCAAGTGCTATTTTTTTGGCAAATGTCAAGCCTAGTGAAGTCGTCTGGGTCAACGCCAAGGTGACAAGGATCGAATATGCTAGTG GTCAAATTGAGCACTTGAAGATAGCCTATATGCCCTCGGAGAGATACCTAGGAAACTGCATATGCGTGTCCTCTAGTCATAACCGGCAAA GTATATATACGTGTACCCAAACAAAAACGTCCATTAACTGGATAGAGGCCCGCCAGAAGTGCACGTTCAATGGGGACACGTGGGATCCATTGCCGAGTCACAGCATCAAAAACGCTGTTGCAATGTTGGTCAAAGGCCCAGCTGTCTGGCTGTCGAAGTATACAACCGGCAAAATAGATGGTTTAAATG attCAGTTTCAAAATGTGTTGGCTTTCAACGTTTAGGTGACGGTACATTTGTAGAACGCCTTGACAACTGCTCTAACCCTCACAGTTACTTGTGTGCCGAAA ACAGGGATAGTTATGCTCCCACCTTGACCCGTCTTGAAACACCGATCCCAGAGCTTAGCATCGATGGTGATTTTTTCCCCGGTTCTTCTCAAG ATCAAATTAGAAAGTTGAGTGGTGCCATTGCCTGTGGAGTAGCAGGATGTATCGTGATCGTGATTGCCGCCGTCGGGGCCGTCTATGGTTACCGGCGACATCAACGCCGACGACAGTACCGGCAGAGTCTCAGGCGATTCCGAAACAA ACAGACGATCATAAGCACGAACACACGTCCACGAGCCTCTGACATTGACAAGGCACGCTCTCTGACGCTAGACAGCTCGGCCGTACAATGCAAAATTAGTTATGAG gactgcacaggcaagaAGTATGCCACACTACAGGGTGAGGTCGCCCGCGAGTGTAAGGGGCGCCTGAACAGCCAGGGTTATGTCAACGAGATTGAACCCAATGTGGACAGTATG GACCTAGAGAAATACGAGGAGTTCAGTCCGTCTTGCAATAAGTTTCACACACTTGAACCTGGTAAAGAAGTCTACAAAAACACGCGCCCCAAAAAAGCCTCCATCCACGCGGATGAGAAGGCCTTTGCCAACACCGCGGTGGATGACTGCTATGGGGGGAAGGGTAAACCTATTTTATCCAAGAAAACACGTGGTGCTAAACAACAGCCTGAACAGGCAACACCGGTTGGAAATGATGACTCTGAAAACGGAATAGCTAAGTTGAACTATGACGTTCCCCCAAGGCGACAGAAGGGACAGTTTGGTCTAAAATGCGGTAAAGCTGCGGGTAACAAACAGAGGGAGATGACCACCGAGTTTCCTCAGAAACAAGGAGAAGGACAAGAGGACGCAGAGTCACAGGACGCTAAATTGGATGATCTGGAGAGTTATGAAAATTTACACTTGGGCGCAATCAAAG